A single window of Pseudomonadota bacterium DNA harbors:
- a CDS encoding TIGR02678 family protein, which produces MSAGNHDTETRGAAIRALLASPLLLRSRNEELFRSVATQRGSLESWFEDNLGWQLQVDIRAGIARLHKRTQNPDSRRGLRRTRSSKRPFDAFRYQLLALTCAELLRRPHTTLGDLGDAITRICAGDDILRSVDVGRHSDRVAFVDVLLWLIEVGAVDVTAGEVDGFGSSQDVDAVLVADATLIPLLLSSDTAPSRVEADTPGQWIDQLVNEPRYGTAATDLENTDRDQRARWSRHQAIRRLLDDPAVNIDELHPGVQSYLFTPAGRDKAISAAEEAGLTVERHADVWLAIDPTRESTSGTFTSAGRSSTAEQAAAIVLAILVSVDVDGHRHLLRRSMLSLRGALDQHLKTSPGWARAFRNASGVDALLSDAIELLEEFGLVRRDGDDIVPRPAAGRFAVRVVASPATSDDDVEVAP; this is translated from the coding sequence ATGAGCGCTGGAAACCACGACACCGAAACGCGGGGAGCCGCGATTCGAGCGCTGCTCGCATCTCCGCTACTGCTGCGCAGCCGAAACGAGGAGCTGTTTCGAAGCGTGGCAACACAGCGCGGCTCGCTGGAGTCGTGGTTTGAAGACAATCTCGGTTGGCAACTTCAGGTCGATATTCGTGCCGGAATCGCCAGGCTGCACAAGCGGACCCAGAACCCCGACTCACGGCGTGGTCTCCGTCGCACGCGATCCAGCAAACGGCCCTTCGACGCCTTCCGCTACCAACTCCTCGCGCTGACCTGCGCGGAGTTGCTTCGACGACCCCACACCACTTTGGGTGACTTGGGCGACGCGATCACTCGGATCTGCGCCGGGGACGACATCCTTCGTTCCGTTGACGTGGGCAGACACTCCGATCGTGTGGCTTTCGTCGACGTTCTGCTGTGGTTGATCGAGGTCGGAGCCGTCGACGTGACCGCCGGAGAGGTGGATGGATTCGGGAGCTCGCAGGACGTCGACGCCGTTCTCGTCGCAGATGCGACGCTCATCCCGCTGCTCCTGTCCTCGGATACGGCGCCCTCGCGTGTTGAGGCAGACACACCCGGGCAATGGATCGACCAACTCGTCAATGAGCCGAGGTACGGCACGGCGGCGACAGATCTCGAGAATACGGACCGAGATCAACGCGCGCGCTGGTCCAGGCATCAGGCCATCCGGCGATTGCTCGACGATCCCGCGGTGAACATCGACGAGCTCCACCCGGGGGTACAAAGCTACCTGTTCACCCCTGCGGGCCGAGACAAGGCGATCTCCGCGGCCGAGGAGGCGGGGTTGACCGTCGAACGGCACGCGGATGTGTGGCTGGCCATCGACCCGACCCGTGAGTCGACATCGGGCACTTTCACGTCGGCCGGGCGATCCTCCACGGCCGAGCAGGCGGCGGCAATCGTGTTGGCGATCCTGGTGAGCGTTGACGTCGATGGACACCGACACTTGCTCCGGAGGTCTATGCTGTCACTCCGCGGTGCCCTTGATCAGCACCTGAAGACAAGCCCGGGTTGGGCTCGTGCCTTCCGCAACGCTTCAGGCGTCGACGCTTTGCTTTCAGATGCTATCGAGTTGCTCGAGGAGTTTGGACTGGTACGGCGAGACGGAGACGACATCGTGCCGCGCCCGGCCGCTGGACGGTTCGCGGTTCGCGTAGTGGCGAGTCCAGCTACGTCGGACGACGATGTAGAGGTGGCTCCATGA
- a CDS encoding TIGR02677 family protein gives MNRQEQWRATPRSVFQVATTENRDLHLAVLSLFAERELTDPALTLEDLLSALPYQAPDLGADEASIRRSLDQLVEWGLLDESRNESATYRTPEEFQRRNLQWSLTAHGQTAVALLDEAARFLAAVASLQPAAIDSLAQSIAKAVRLAADSSSDSAIIHVELQQAEHHHQSLVDNVRRFQSQLSHLLSDPTLDDVVMAQARDAIIEYLTRYIHDAEQPAARVADALRQLHELGDAFVLERALAGANLAPDPVLGDPGPRWIKERTRRLAALDEWFLRTADGSLPRMGRLRSRGRDWVLHFLRVMELRRAHRRRSASIIDDFTTIARTFAACADDDEAARLFTAAFQLHGARHHTLAYDDVDALDPATTAASNPAIDLTSTLRVQGATRQRSRERPVVDPREQRARAAAEQAEALRRTAALRTAIITDGTVRLSSYGRLDYEQFRDLVDLLCAALTALPSADGTRQCFSSDGQVEVVVYPLDTARMCCLETDAGTLTAPDFRVSVRLRGVDIATGTAAMISVTGGTHEGLLS, from the coding sequence ATGAACCGTCAGGAGCAATGGCGGGCGACGCCGAGGTCCGTTTTCCAGGTTGCGACCACAGAGAACCGCGATCTACACCTGGCCGTACTGTCGCTGTTTGCCGAACGCGAGCTGACCGATCCGGCACTAACCCTCGAAGACCTCTTGAGTGCTCTTCCGTACCAAGCGCCGGACCTGGGTGCCGACGAGGCAAGCATCCGCAGGAGCCTCGACCAGCTCGTCGAGTGGGGGCTACTCGATGAGTCCCGCAACGAGTCAGCCACGTACCGCACGCCAGAGGAGTTCCAGCGGCGTAACCTGCAGTGGTCTCTGACCGCTCACGGCCAGACTGCTGTGGCCCTCCTGGATGAAGCGGCCCGCTTTCTCGCCGCCGTCGCAAGCCTCCAACCGGCGGCGATCGATTCGCTCGCTCAATCGATCGCGAAGGCGGTGCGCCTGGCTGCGGACTCCTCTTCCGACAGCGCCATCATTCACGTCGAGCTCCAGCAGGCCGAGCACCACCACCAGTCCCTGGTAGACAACGTCCGGCGATTTCAGAGCCAGCTCTCGCATCTTCTGAGCGATCCGACGCTTGACGATGTTGTGATGGCGCAGGCCCGCGACGCGATCATCGAGTACCTGACCCGATACATTCACGACGCGGAGCAGCCCGCAGCACGAGTGGCCGATGCACTTCGGCAGCTCCATGAGCTCGGCGACGCGTTCGTGCTCGAGCGAGCCCTTGCCGGCGCGAACCTCGCACCAGATCCGGTTCTTGGCGACCCGGGACCTCGATGGATCAAAGAGCGCACACGACGATTGGCCGCGCTCGACGAGTGGTTCCTTCGCACGGCGGACGGGTCGCTACCACGAATGGGCAGGCTGCGATCCCGCGGTCGCGACTGGGTGCTTCACTTCCTGCGCGTGATGGAGCTTCGCCGGGCACACCGGCGCCGCTCGGCGAGCATCATTGATGACTTCACCACGATCGCCCGCACCTTCGCTGCGTGCGCCGACGATGACGAGGCCGCGCGATTGTTCACGGCCGCTTTCCAGCTTCACGGCGCGAGGCATCATACCCTGGCCTACGATGACGTGGATGCCCTGGACCCGGCAACGACGGCTGCCAGCAATCCGGCGATAGACCTGACGTCGACACTGCGTGTGCAGGGCGCCACCCGGCAGCGCTCTCGGGAGCGCCCTGTCGTGGACCCCCGAGAGCAGCGGGCCCGCGCTGCAGCAGAACAGGCAGAGGCTCTGCGGCGCACGGCCGCCTTACGTACTGCGATCATCACGGATGGTACCGTGCGCTTGTCGAGCTACGGGCGCCTGGACTACGAGCAGTTCCGTGACCTCGTAGACCTCCTTTGCGCTGCCCTTACAGCTCTGCCATCGGCCGACGGCACCCGCCAGTGCTTCTCGAGCGACGGCCAAGTGGAGGTGGTCGTCTACCCGCTGGACACGGCCCGTATGTGCTGTCTTGAGACTGATGCCGGCACATTGACCGCGCCTGATTTCCGCGTGTCCGTGCGACTACGTGGAGTCGACATCGCCACCGGCACCGCTGCGATGATCTCGGTCACGGGCGGCACACACGAGGGGCTGCTGTCATGA
- a CDS encoding IS66 family transposase, protein MGAAAEQQDPTIDVDSVAVQFELLDSETHRKALLEAIRARDAYRKLIEKLKEEIEKLKRGLIGPKSERFKGDDDAQLSLRILGELLGKQHLDGVDPKQIAEQLLRQAEDEAQAEVEAQAGAEPSEQSAQGADAATGSAEPHRPKRKPTGRKSKRDEVVHKLTIEMLPDEVKHLGLDAFERIGEESSTSIERRVSSLVEVKIVRPKFRAKTLEAIEAVKAERVRCDTLPEHEPQSWFTVAPVPELPLPRSIAGPGLLANVTVRRFDDHLPYNHLENVYEREGVRFGRSTLYGWLDGLRELSAPLIEAMLRDARDAPYVCIDATGVLVQAPDKCSRGHFWVLVVPGHHVIFAFSRSHDSAAVDELLGGYNGYVVADAHAVYDHLYGEDGATEAGCWSHARSYFFKALGTEPEIAREFLGNLRVMFLLERRFATRPRKQRERMRQSKVKLLVDKHFELCRKHEDSALDGTPLAAAVRYSLNQEQALRTFLDDGRLPATNNISERQARRQAVGRKRWLFVGSDDGAAVNTTFNTLIASCHLHGIEPEAYLRDLLCLLPSWPKNRILELAPCNWNQTRQQPQTQQRLADNIWLRAIHEIDRFHVSSQ, encoded by the coding sequence ATGGGCGCGGCCGCGGAGCAGCAGGACCCCACGATCGACGTCGATTCGGTGGCTGTTCAGTTCGAGTTGCTCGACAGCGAAACACATCGCAAGGCGCTGCTCGAAGCGATTCGAGCTCGTGACGCCTACCGCAAGCTCATCGAAAAGCTCAAGGAAGAGATCGAAAAGCTCAAGCGCGGTCTCATCGGTCCCAAGAGCGAACGCTTCAAAGGCGATGACGATGCGCAGTTGTCGCTTCGGATTCTCGGCGAGTTACTGGGCAAGCAACATCTCGATGGGGTTGACCCGAAGCAGATTGCCGAGCAACTGCTGAGGCAGGCGGAAGACGAAGCGCAAGCCGAAGTCGAGGCGCAAGCCGGAGCAGAGCCGAGCGAGCAGAGCGCGCAAGGCGCTGACGCAGCCACGGGCAGCGCCGAGCCACATCGCCCCAAGCGCAAGCCGACGGGTCGCAAGAGCAAGCGTGATGAAGTCGTGCACAAGCTCACGATCGAGATGCTGCCGGACGAGGTCAAGCATTTGGGGCTCGACGCGTTCGAGCGTATCGGCGAGGAAAGCTCGACCAGCATCGAACGGCGTGTCTCGTCATTGGTCGAGGTGAAAATAGTACGCCCGAAGTTCCGTGCCAAGACACTCGAGGCCATCGAAGCGGTCAAGGCCGAGCGAGTGCGGTGCGACACGCTGCCGGAGCACGAGCCTCAGAGCTGGTTCACCGTGGCGCCCGTGCCGGAGCTCCCCTTGCCACGCAGCATTGCGGGGCCCGGGCTGCTCGCCAACGTGACCGTCCGTCGCTTTGATGACCACCTGCCGTACAACCACTTGGAGAACGTCTACGAACGGGAAGGAGTACGGTTCGGACGCTCCACGCTGTATGGATGGCTCGATGGACTGCGCGAGCTGTCTGCTCCGCTCATCGAGGCCATGTTGCGCGATGCGCGCGATGCCCCCTATGTGTGCATCGACGCCACCGGGGTACTCGTGCAGGCGCCCGACAAGTGCTCGCGAGGACACTTCTGGGTGTTGGTCGTGCCAGGGCACCACGTCATCTTCGCGTTCAGCAGGTCGCACGACTCGGCCGCAGTTGACGAGCTGCTTGGGGGCTACAACGGCTACGTCGTGGCCGACGCCCACGCGGTCTACGACCACCTGTACGGCGAGGATGGAGCAACCGAAGCGGGGTGCTGGTCGCACGCGCGCAGCTACTTTTTCAAGGCCCTGGGCACCGAGCCCGAAATCGCCCGCGAGTTCCTCGGCAACCTGCGCGTGATGTTTCTGCTCGAGCGCCGGTTCGCCACGCGCCCTCGCAAGCAACGCGAGCGGATGCGGCAGAGCAAGGTCAAGCTGCTGGTCGACAAGCACTTCGAGCTGTGCCGCAAGCACGAGGACTCGGCGCTGGACGGCACCCCGTTGGCCGCTGCGGTCCGCTACTCGCTCAACCAGGAACAGGCGCTGCGTACCTTCCTCGACGACGGCAGGTTGCCGGCAACCAATAACATTTCCGAGAGGCAGGCTCGCCGCCAAGCGGTTGGCAGGAAGCGCTGGCTGTTCGTAGGCAGCGACGACGGCGCGGCCGTCAACACCACCTTCAACACCCTCATCGCAAGCTGCCACCTGCACGGCATCGAGCCCGAAGCCTACCTGCGAGACCTCCTGTGCCTGCTGCCCAGCTGGCCCAAGAACCGCATCCTTGAGCTCGCTCCCTGCAACTGGAACCAGACCCGCCAGCAGCCCCAGACTCAGCAGCGGCTCGCCGACAACATCTGGCTCCGTGCCATCCACGAAATCGATCGGTTCCACGTCAGCTCACAGTAG